A single window of Pseudomonadota bacterium DNA harbors:
- a CDS encoding site-2 protease family protein: MRVAAEAYGTLTLETNGSHLVGLVPPGRQPDRNGAWRLSELGYFAFLRPNRVPRVLSLAPAKGAARPINAWRVPALLLLLAVGTTFQAGFGFVEPSAESAARGWIEAAEFSCGVLFILLSHELGHYVAARRCGIRATLPYVIPMPLLFGTMGAFIQMRSPPPDRDAMIKLGAWGPLAGLGATLIVLACALPFSHGAAPQAMYEPCIVFGEPLLMRLMTALCGPRLLPGQELVAHPAVMAGWFGTLITALNLLPGGQLDGGHILRAYICDRVQRRCAKLLSAGLAVLGWRYWPGWYVWAVVVLIFSFTGNPGPTDEATPPSRAAHVCALLSLVALILTFCPWPVTEVTPLH; this comes from the coding sequence GTGCGTGTCGCGGCTGAGGCATACGGTACGCTGACCCTCGAGACGAACGGCTCTCACCTGGTCGGGCTCGTTCCGCCCGGACGACAGCCCGATCGCAATGGCGCCTGGCGCCTCTCTGAGTTAGGGTATTTCGCGTTCCTCCGGCCGAATCGCGTGCCCCGCGTTCTCTCTCTGGCGCCGGCAAAGGGGGCCGCCCGCCCCATCAACGCATGGCGAGTCCCCGCGCTGCTGCTCCTGCTGGCCGTGGGCACCACCTTCCAGGCGGGCTTCGGATTCGTCGAACCCTCTGCGGAGAGCGCTGCGAGGGGCTGGATAGAGGCTGCCGAGTTCTCTTGCGGGGTGCTGTTCATCTTGCTCAGCCACGAGCTCGGTCACTATGTGGCGGCCCGCCGCTGCGGGATCCGAGCCACCCTGCCGTACGTCATCCCCATGCCCCTGCTGTTCGGTACCATGGGGGCGTTCATCCAGATGCGCAGCCCTCCTCCGGATCGCGACGCCATGATCAAGCTGGGGGCCTGGGGCCCCCTGGCCGGACTCGGGGCGACCCTCATCGTCCTTGCCTGCGCCCTCCCCTTCTCCCACGGTGCCGCCCCTCAAGCGATGTACGAGCCCTGCATCGTGTTCGGCGAACCGCTTCTCATGCGCCTCATGACCGCGCTGTGCGGCCCTCGGCTCCTTCCAGGCCAGGAGCTGGTGGCCCACCCGGCCGTCATGGCGGGCTGGTTCGGCACGCTCATCACGGCGCTCAACCTGCTTCCTGGCGGGCAGCTCGACGGGGGGCACATCCTTCGCGCCTACATCTGCGACCGTGTGCAGCGGCGCTGCGCAAAGCTGCTGTCAGCGGGGCTCGCGGTGCTGGGATGGCGCTACTGGCCGGGGTGGTACGTCTGGGCCGTTGTGGTCCTGATCTTCAGCTTCACCGGCAATCCCGGGCCTACCGATGAGGCAACCCCACCGAGTCGCGCGGCCCACGTATGCGCGCTGCTGTCGCTCGTCGCGCTCATCCTGACCTTCTGCCCCTGGCCGGTCACCGAGGTGACCCCGCTGCACTGA